From a single Intestinibaculum porci genomic region:
- a CDS encoding chromate transporter, whose protein sequence is MKKGKALYWELFLSTFYLSAFTFGGGYVIVSMMKEKFCDQLHYIDEKEMLDLVAIAQSAPGAIAVNGAIVLGYKMAGIPGILVCVLGTVIPPFAIIYVISMFYHAFITNKIIAALLLGMRAGVGALIASVVYDMGKGVIQDTPIKSIMIMAATFILNEFLKVNIAWIVLGCMIIALLETFVFTKKVPS, encoded by the coding sequence ATGAAAAAAGGAAAAGCTTTATATTGGGAACTCTTCTTATCCACTTTTTACCTATCCGCTTTCACCTTTGGCGGCGGTTATGTCATCGTTTCGATGATGAAAGAAAAATTCTGCGATCAGTTACATTATATTGATGAAAAAGAAATGTTGGATTTGGTGGCAATCGCGCAAAGCGCCCCCGGGGCGATCGCGGTCAATGGTGCCATCGTTTTAGGCTATAAAATGGCAGGTATTCCTGGCATTCTCGTTTGTGTGCTGGGAACCGTTATTCCGCCTTTTGCGATCATCTATGTCATTTCGATGTTTTATCATGCCTTTATCACCAATAAAATCATCGCCGCCTTATTATTAGGCATGCGAGCGGGGGTCGGCGCCCTCATTGCCAGTGTTGTCTATGATATGGGTAAAGGGGTTATTCAGGATACCCCGATCAAATCGATTATGATTATGGCAGCAACTTTTATTCTCAACGAATTCCTAAAAGTTAATATTGCCTGGATTGTCTTAGGCTGTATGATTATCGCCTTATTAGAAACTTTTGTCTTTACAAAGAAGGTGCCATCATGA
- a CDS encoding precorrin-2 dehydrogenase/sirohydrochlorin ferrochelatase family protein → MAYFPMFINLENVPVLIVGGGTTALRKAEKLSYFKPRLHVIALSYQPAMLSFLNKHHYSYEERAFEKEDLEGMQMVIAATNDASVNASIAFLAKAKHIPINSVDDLDHCSFLFPSLYTNEDIVCGISSGGHSPVISQEIRKILEAQVPDDFGIINARLGKLRENVKKKGTMASRKAFYHQVIDLLLEEPEMSEEALADYCERYFQNED, encoded by the coding sequence ATGGCTTATTTTCCCATGTTTATCAATTTAGAAAACGTCCCTGTTTTAATTGTCGGCGGCGGGACAACGGCTTTGCGTAAAGCGGAGAAACTCTCTTATTTTAAGCCTCGCTTACATGTTATTGCATTATCTTATCAGCCGGCGATGCTTTCTTTTTTAAATAAGCATCATTATTCTTATGAAGAAAGAGCTTTTGAAAAAGAGGACTTAGAAGGGATGCAGATGGTCATTGCGGCGACCAATGACGCGAGCGTCAATGCAAGCATCGCTTTTCTCGCCAAGGCTAAGCATATTCCGATTAATAGCGTGGATGATTTAGATCACTGCAGTTTTCTTTTTCCTTCCTTATATACCAATGAAGATATTGTCTGTGGGATTTCCTCTGGCGGACATTCGCCAGTCATCAGTCAGGAGATCAGAAAAATCTTAGAAGCGCAGGTGCCTGATGATTTCGGTATCATCAATGCCCGGTTAGGTAAGCTGAGAGAGAATGTGAAAAAGAAAGGAACAATGGCCTCGAGAAAAGCTTTTTACCATCAGGTGATCGATTTACTGTTAGAGGAGCCAGAGATGAGCGAGGAAGCTTTAGCTGACTATTGTGAGAGGTATTTTCAAAATGAAGATTAG
- a CDS encoding pentapeptide repeat-containing protein, with protein sequence MKTINENNLEINTQLFHDEETYVHQMFKEDDYSGLTVFQIDMKNCVIKDMALTDSTYDHCYFVDVVFDHCDLSNTTFRETLFRHVQFINCKMLGLHIDESLIEVTTFQQCLMHYSSFYKDTMKSVKHEQSQMKESFLTDCTLKDTHFLECDLTGSEIDHTALKGIDLSTCQLAALRISPMDLKGALISEWQAIDLVGLLGVIIK encoded by the coding sequence ATGAAAACAATAAATGAAAACAACTTAGAAATCAATACACAGCTCTTTCATGATGAAGAAACGTATGTTCATCAAATGTTCAAAGAGGATGACTATAGTGGCCTTACTGTTTTTCAAATCGACATGAAAAACTGTGTCATCAAAGATATGGCTTTAACAGACAGTACCTATGATCACTGTTATTTTGTCGATGTTGTCTTTGACCATTGTGACTTATCGAATACGACTTTTCGCGAAACCCTCTTTCGCCATGTCCAGTTTATTAACTGTAAGATGTTAGGCTTACATATTGACGAAAGTCTGATCGAAGTCACCACCTTCCAGCAGTGTCTGATGCATTATAGCAGTTTTTATAAAGATACGATGAAATCAGTTAAGCATGAGCAGAGTCAAATGAAAGAAAGCTTTCTTACAGACTGCACGTTAAAAGATACGCATTTTTTAGAATGTGATCTCACTGGCAGTGAAATTGATCATACCGCCTTAAAAGGCATTGACTTATCAACTTGTCAGTTAGCAGCTTTACGTATTTCCCCAATGGATTTAAAAGGCGCTCTCATCAGTGAATGGCAAGCTATTGATTTAGTTGGCCTGTTAGGTGTCATTATTAAGTAA
- the cobA gene encoding uroporphyrinogen-III C-methyltransferase: METKGFVYIAGSGPGNKDYITVKAYEVLQNCDCVIYDALIDQELLSHTKVGCEKIYVGKMAGKHYASQDEINDLIIQKAHTHQVVLRLKGGDPFVFGRGGEEAEALIKAGIDFELIPGVTSAVAVPEMAGIPVTHRGVSRQVSIITGHVKEGTIDQHVNFQALAQSSGTLVFLMGLHALPIIVSSLLSAGQEASTPCAIISNGTKESEHVLRASLGDIEEKAKSDPLCVTPAIIVVGETSRYDFRSQAQRPLSHTSVSIVGTIDFNTRMGTLVKRYGAHCHSYPIVKIQPVHQETLEEKIAHLQDYTMLVFTSRNTIRLFFETFYEKGYDLRLLSSLKIAVIGEATAMYLKDYHFHADYIPDVYTSQALGELLTKVTTTQDRLLIPRALKGNDVLSTILSAAHRSFDEFALYDTVIDFPHPGLCEDDYLIFASSQGLKGYFEAGGQVSSHTQVICIGPYTAKMATRYPINHWILAQEASRQGILATLLEGVQHAKI; this comes from the coding sequence ATGGAGACTAAAGGATTTGTCTATATTGCCGGCAGCGGTCCGGGTAATAAAGATTATATTACGGTAAAGGCTTATGAAGTCTTACAAAATTGTGACTGCGTCATTTATGATGCATTGATCGATCAGGAGTTACTGTCCCATACGAAAGTGGGCTGTGAAAAGATTTATGTCGGCAAGATGGCCGGTAAGCATTACGCTTCGCAGGATGAAATCAATGACTTGATCATCCAAAAAGCACATACGCATCAAGTTGTTTTACGCCTTAAAGGCGGTGATCCTTTCGTTTTTGGCCGCGGCGGCGAAGAAGCTGAGGCCTTAATCAAAGCAGGGATTGATTTTGAACTCATTCCTGGTGTGACAAGCGCTGTGGCGGTGCCGGAAATGGCGGGAATTCCCGTGACGCATCGTGGCGTCAGCCGACAGGTGAGCATCATTACCGGTCATGTCAAAGAAGGCACAATTGATCAGCATGTTAACTTTCAGGCGTTAGCGCAAAGCAGCGGGACGCTGGTGTTCTTAATGGGGTTACATGCTTTACCAATCATTGTATCTTCCTTATTAAGCGCGGGGCAAGAAGCCTCTACGCCATGTGCGATTATTTCAAATGGCACCAAAGAAAGTGAACATGTCTTAAGAGCTTCCTTAGGGGATATTGAAGAAAAAGCCAAAAGCGATCCTTTATGTGTTACCCCGGCAATTATTGTCGTCGGTGAAACATCGCGTTATGATTTTCGCTCTCAGGCGCAAAGACCGCTTTCGCACACTAGTGTCAGCATCGTCGGAACGATTGATTTCAATACCCGGATGGGGACGCTCGTCAAACGCTATGGAGCACACTGTCATTCTTATCCGATTGTGAAGATTCAGCCGGTGCATCAGGAAACTTTAGAAGAAAAGATCGCCCATTTACAAGATTATACGATGTTAGTCTTTACCAGCCGGAATACGATCCGTCTCTTCTTTGAAACCTTTTATGAAAAAGGCTATGATCTGCGTTTATTATCATCTTTGAAAATAGCGGTCATTGGTGAAGCGACAGCGATGTATCTCAAAGATTATCATTTTCATGCGGATTACATCCCCGATGTGTATACCTCACAGGCTTTAGGGGAGTTATTAACCAAAGTGACAACAACGCAGGATCGCTTATTAATTCCTCGCGCTTTAAAGGGCAATGATGTCTTAAGCACTATTTTAAGTGCGGCCCATCGTTCATTTGATGAATTCGCTTTATATGATACAGTGATTGATTTCCCGCATCCGGGCCTTTGTGAAGATGACTACCTGATTTTTGCCAGCTCGCAGGGTTTAAAAGGCTATTTTGAAGCTGGCGGTCAGGTCAGTAGCCATACGCAGGTGATCTGTATCGGTCCTTATACCGCAAAGATGGCAACCCGTTATCCGATTAACCATTGGATCTTAGCGCAGGAAGCCTCACGGCAAGGGATTCTTGCCACATTATTAGAAGGAGTACAACATGCAAAGATTTAG
- the hemB gene encoding porphobilinogen synthase, with the protein MQRFRRLRQNQALRDLVAETRLDLRDLIYPLFVIEGTHIKQPVDSMPGVYRYSIDELDPLLKEIDESGISGILIFGVPKVKDAVGSEAYHDHGIVQEAIRYIKSKYPRLLIVADICLCEYTSHGHCGLINKERIILNDETLPLLAKMANTVVDAGADLVAPSDMMDGDVASIRAYLDAHGHKSTPIMGYSAKYASGYFSPFRYAANSAPEFGDRKSYQMDPRNGQEGLREIQNDIDMGADIVMVKPGLAYLDVLKEASLTFNKPLAVYNVSGEYAMVKAAAQNGWIDEKRIVLENMYAFKRAGASIIITYHALDVAKWLKEGNC; encoded by the coding sequence ATGCAAAGATTTAGAAGATTAAGACAAAATCAGGCATTACGTGATCTCGTCGCCGAAACACGATTAGACCTGCGAGACCTCATTTATCCATTATTTGTCATTGAAGGCACACATATCAAACAGCCGGTTGATTCCATGCCTGGCGTTTATCGTTACAGTATTGATGAACTTGATCCCCTCCTTAAAGAGATTGATGAAAGCGGGATTTCCGGCATTCTTATTTTCGGGGTGCCCAAAGTAAAAGATGCGGTGGGCAGTGAAGCCTATCATGATCATGGCATTGTCCAGGAAGCGATTCGTTATATCAAAAGCAAGTATCCCCGTTTATTAATTGTGGCGGATATTTGTTTATGTGAATATACCAGTCATGGGCATTGTGGCCTTATTAATAAAGAGCGCATTATCTTAAATGATGAAACACTGCCTTTACTAGCGAAAATGGCCAACACGGTTGTCGATGCCGGAGCTGATCTCGTCGCCCCGTCCGATATGATGGATGGGGATGTTGCTAGCATCCGCGCGTACTTAGATGCTCATGGTCATAAAAGTACCCCCATTATGGGCTATAGTGCGAAATATGCATCTGGCTATTTCTCGCCGTTTCGTTATGCGGCGAATTCTGCACCAGAATTTGGTGATCGTAAAAGTTATCAGATGGATCCTCGAAACGGCCAGGAAGGCTTACGTGAAATTCAGAATGATATCGACATGGGCGCAGATATCGTCATGGTGAAACCAGGTTTAGCTTACCTCGATGTCTTAAAAGAAGCTTCTTTGACTTTTAATAAACCATTAGCTGTGTATAACGTCTCAGGAGAATATGCGATGGTCAAAGCGGCAGCGCAAAATGGCTGGATTGATGAAAAGCGCATCGTTTTAGAAAATATGTATGCCTTTAAGCGTGCCGGGGCTTCGATTATTATTACTTATCATGCCTTAGATGTTGCAAAATGGCTTAAGGAAGGAAACTGTTAG
- a CDS encoding RibD family protein, with protein sequence MDRPYVFCHMLTSVDGKVDGPYKNQEHVQEAMQFYDQVSFTRKGPYKMQGWLTGKGTTQEKFTHYAKPPLRHLVKVPAGDYIIHTHRAMYYIALDPRGQMGWQANYIVHHQVAYVIEVLSEQATDAYKDFLRQKHIPYIICGHQSIDYQVMLEKLKNDFGIKSLMLAGGPVLNWAFIQAGLCDELSIVIAPGADGSAISQSGFVNKQASSHPVAFDLIEAKSCGGNTVWLRYKVEKGEA encoded by the coding sequence ATGGATCGACCTTATGTGTTTTGTCATATGTTAACAAGTGTGGATGGAAAGGTAGATGGTCCTTATAAAAATCAGGAACATGTTCAGGAAGCAATGCAGTTTTATGATCAGGTGTCTTTTACGCGTAAAGGCCCCTACAAAATGCAGGGCTGGTTAACCGGCAAAGGAACCACGCAGGAAAAATTCACCCATTATGCCAAGCCGCCGCTGCGTCATTTAGTGAAAGTGCCTGCTGGTGATTATATTATTCATACCCATCGGGCAATGTATTATATTGCCCTTGATCCGCGTGGTCAGATGGGTTGGCAGGCCAATTATATCGTGCATCATCAGGTTGCTTACGTGATTGAAGTGCTAAGCGAACAAGCCACTGATGCGTATAAAGATTTCTTACGTCAGAAACACATTCCTTATATTATTTGTGGGCATCAGAGTATTGATTATCAGGTCATGCTGGAAAAGCTGAAAAATGATTTTGGCATCAAAAGCCTGATGCTAGCGGGCGGACCGGTGCTAAACTGGGCTTTTATTCAGGCTGGTTTATGCGATGAACTCTCCATTGTCATCGCGCCGGGGGCCGATGGTTCAGCTATCAGTCAAAGCGGTTTTGTCAATAAACAGGCATCCTCGCATCCGGTCGCTTTCGATCTCATTGAAGCGAAATCCTGTGGCGGGAATACCGTCTGGCTGCGCTATAAAGTAGAGAAGGGGGAAGCTTAA
- a CDS encoding chromate transporter: MSVYLQLIFSFLQIGLFSFGGGYASMPLIIEQAVTKHHWISLSTFTDLFTISQMTPGPIAINGSTFIGEAVKGFPGAIVATIACIFPAVVICSVLAYIYVKYKQIDWMQNILSYLRPAVVAMIAISGISIFIASFFNDSKIAISAIRYHAIVVFFICLILLRKFKMNPVLVMFLAGVSEVVFTVITKGSLCN; this comes from the coding sequence ATGAGTGTCTACTTACAGTTAATTTTCTCATTCTTACAGATTGGTCTCTTTAGCTTTGGCGGGGGTTATGCGTCGATGCCGCTTATTATTGAACAGGCGGTCACCAAACATCACTGGATTTCCTTATCAACATTTACTGATTTGTTTACGATCTCCCAGATGACGCCAGGGCCGATTGCCATTAACGGTTCGACCTTTATAGGCGAAGCAGTCAAAGGGTTTCCGGGCGCTATTGTGGCGACGATTGCCTGCATCTTCCCAGCTGTTGTGATCTGCAGTGTGCTGGCTTATATTTATGTCAAATACAAACAGATTGACTGGATGCAGAATATTTTATCGTATTTACGCCCCGCAGTGGTGGCGATGATCGCTATCAGCGGGATTTCGATCTTCATCGCTTCTTTCTTCAATGATTCCAAAATCGCGATCTCGGCGATTCGTTATCATGCGATTGTTGTTTTCTTTATTTGTTTAATCTTATTACGAAAATTCAAAATGAATCCTGTTCTCGTCATGTTCCTCGCCGGCGTGAGTGAAGTGGTGTTTACAGTGATTACGAAAGGATCATTATGCAATTAA
- a CDS encoding ROK family protein: MHYFVLDIGGSSIKYALMDEQAQFLDQGKVPTPVTSLEDLYQTIEDLMKGYDDVAGVGISMPGIIDPEKGYAYTSGALGYYNDTYFARDLSARLGVPVTIGNDAKCAANAEIGFGVLKDVDDAAVIILGTGIGGCLVKDHKVHTGKHFSAGEVSGMITSYEHADDANYSWCMRNGIIGLLSRVQEHLHTDTKYTGEEIFAMAHEGNQDVLAAINEFSREVAIQLMNINTLFDCEKIAIGGGISAQSLLMEDINKNYQDLYAYHHSVGMPVRMTEIVPCAYRNDANLLGALYQHLSKQ, translated from the coding sequence ATGCATTATTTCGTATTAGATATTGGCGGCAGTTCTATTAAATATGCCTTAATGGATGAGCAGGCACAGTTTTTAGATCAGGGAAAGGTGCCTACCCCAGTGACCAGCTTAGAAGATTTATATCAGACGATTGAAGACTTAATGAAAGGTTACGACGATGTGGCTGGCGTAGGCATTTCCATGCCTGGAATCATTGACCCCGAAAAAGGCTATGCTTATACGTCAGGGGCTTTAGGTTATTATAATGATACCTATTTTGCGAGAGACTTAAGTGCACGTTTAGGGGTTCCTGTGACAATTGGCAATGATGCTAAATGCGCTGCAAATGCGGAAATTGGTTTTGGTGTTTTAAAAGATGTTGATGATGCGGCGGTCATTATCTTAGGCACCGGGATTGGCGGCTGCCTGGTGAAAGATCATAAAGTGCATACCGGCAAACATTTCTCGGCGGGTGAAGTGTCTGGAATGATCACTTCTTATGAACATGCCGATGATGCCAATTATAGCTGGTGTATGCGTAATGGGATTATTGGTTTACTTAGTCGAGTACAGGAACATTTGCATACGGATACCAAGTATACGGGAGAAGAAATTTTTGCGATGGCTCATGAGGGCAATCAGGATGTCTTAGCGGCGATTAATGAATTCAGCCGGGAAGTAGCCATTCAGTTAATGAATATTAATACATTGTTTGACTGTGAAAAGATTGCCATTGGCGGCGGCATTTCAGCACAGTCGCTCTTAATGGAAGATATTAATAAGAATTATCAAGATCTTTATGCCTACCATCATAGTGTCGGCATGCCCGTTCGGATGACCGAAATCGTCCCTTGTGCCTATCGTAATGATGCCAATTTACTTGGCGCTCTTTACCAGCATTTATCTAAACAATAA
- the hemC gene encoding hydroxymethylbilane synthase, whose product MKIRVGARGSQLSIAQMDIVLQALKQKRPDLTFEKVIMKTKGDLILNRSLKEIGGKGLFVGEFEEALKEGIIDIAIHSGKDLPALSSSYFAFSVMKRGVPYDVLIKNKDQVQVIGTSSPRREVLLHKLMPNAQVKMLRGNINTRIEKLRSGEYDAIILAQAGLERLQPSLAGLEVVPLDPEVFVPASCQGILTIEYLKDSPFQEIFSCIHDEETYQAFMLERQVMQGLQASCHDAVGAYSTMEKGERMIRSFYHQSPIYYEKADQLPLLIQKLKEHAHGD is encoded by the coding sequence ATGAAGATTAGAGTGGGAGCTCGCGGCTCACAGTTATCAATCGCCCAGATGGATATTGTTTTACAGGCTTTAAAGCAGAAACGACCAGACCTGACTTTTGAAAAAGTCATTATGAAAACCAAAGGGGATCTGATTCTCAATCGTTCCTTAAAAGAGATCGGGGGAAAGGGACTCTTTGTGGGAGAATTTGAAGAGGCCCTTAAAGAAGGCATCATTGATATTGCCATTCATAGCGGAAAAGACTTACCAGCTTTATCCTCCTCATATTTTGCATTCAGCGTGATGAAACGCGGCGTCCCTTATGATGTTCTTATAAAAAATAAAGATCAGGTGCAGGTGATTGGCACCTCTAGTCCCCGCCGGGAAGTGCTATTACATAAACTGATGCCAAATGCTCAGGTGAAGATGCTTAGAGGGAACATCAATACCCGTATTGAGAAATTAAGAAGCGGGGAATATGATGCCATTATTCTTGCCCAGGCTGGCTTAGAGAGGCTGCAGCCTTCCTTAGCAGGACTAGAAGTGGTGCCATTAGATCCAGAAGTCTTTGTGCCCGCTTCCTGTCAGGGTATTCTGACGATTGAATATCTTAAGGATTCACCTTTTCAGGAGATCTTCTCATGTATCCATGATGAAGAAACTTATCAGGCTTTTATGTTAGAAAGACAGGTTATGCAGGGCTTACAGGCTTCCTGTCACGACGCTGTAGGGGCTTATAGCACAATGGAAAAAGGAGAACGCATGATCCGCAGTTTCTATCATCAGAGTCCCATCTATTATGAAAAAGCCGATCAATTACCATTACTCATTCAAAAATTAAAGGAGCATGCCCATGGAGACTAA
- a CDS encoding ATP-binding cassette domain-containing protein — translation MLVKHPHYYTDDSILNPLINDQKDYTQYICLCGANGSGRDVLLKQIERSFSAKHLEDFFHDDIEHLAFAAKDIGLLLEYPEEQMLDMNVLFNVMNSLFTFNYTLSNTHRKASDALTFVGIKPEDFRKDPRSLSLYEQRKMILASFLAIDTKIIIIDNPTADLNENEKEDLVHLLYELNTSKNRTVIMLTSHAHDIMNFTDQVFGFKDGQLSLLGKPSEYHDHPSPLSHQEEEVLHEIIYHAEIDL, via the coding sequence ATGTTAGTGAAACATCCCCATTATTATACCGATGATTCCATTTTAAATCCATTAATAAATGATCAGAAAGATTATACCCAGTATATCTGTTTATGCGGGGCGAACGGCAGCGGACGAGATGTCCTTCTCAAACAGATTGAACGTTCTTTTTCTGCTAAGCATTTAGAAGACTTCTTTCATGACGATATCGAACATCTCGCTTTTGCGGCCAAAGATATTGGCTTATTACTAGAATATCCAGAAGAACAGATGCTTGACATGAATGTCCTCTTCAATGTCATGAACTCCCTGTTCACTTTTAATTATACGCTTTCTAATACCCATCGCAAAGCCTCTGATGCGCTTACTTTTGTTGGTATTAAACCAGAAGATTTCCGTAAAGATCCGCGCTCTCTTTCACTCTATGAACAGCGCAAGATGATACTAGCGAGCTTCTTGGCGATTGATACGAAAATTATCATCATTGATAATCCTACCGCTGATTTAAATGAAAATGAAAAAGAGGATCTCGTTCATTTGCTTTATGAACTCAATACCTCTAAAAATCGTACCGTTATTATGTTAACGAGTCATGCTCATGATATTATGAACTTTACTGATCAGGTCTTTGGGTTTAAAGATGGACAGTTAAGTTTACTGGGGAAACCAAGTGAATATCATGATCATCCCTCGCCGCTTTCTCATCAGGAAGAAGAAGTTCTTCATGAAATTATCTATCATGCCGAGATTGACCTTTAA
- a CDS encoding MBL fold metallo-hydrolase → MQLTLLGTGNALATHIYNTCFVLSDGESHVLVDGGGGNGLFTQLEKAGLSILEIHHIIMTHKHTDHFFGVIWALRAISQQMNAGAYEGDAYFYGHDEVITLLEKMAQEFLPQAIVKNIHQRIHLITVHDGEIRPIINREFVFFDIHSTKAKQYGFRVTLDDGYLTCLGDEPYCEEEREYVSYAKWLLCEAFCLKSEADLFHPYEKHHSTVYDAAKLAEDLHVRHLVLYHSEEGRLNKLERYLQEAQSVYSGDLHIPHDLEKIDL, encoded by the coding sequence ATGCAATTAACATTACTTGGCACCGGCAATGCCTTAGCAACACATATTTATAATACCTGTTTTGTTTTATCGGATGGTGAGAGTCATGTCTTAGTCGATGGCGGGGGTGGTAACGGCCTCTTTACCCAGTTAGAAAAAGCTGGTTTATCGATCTTAGAGATCCATCATATTATTATGACGCATAAACATACCGATCATTTCTTTGGCGTGATCTGGGCATTGCGCGCTATTTCCCAGCAGATGAATGCCGGCGCTTATGAAGGCGATGCTTATTTTTACGGTCATGACGAAGTCATTACGTTATTAGAAAAGATGGCTCAGGAGTTTTTACCTCAAGCCATCGTCAAAAATATTCATCAGCGGATTCATCTGATCACTGTACATGATGGAGAAATCAGACCGATTATCAACCGGGAGTTTGTTTTCTTCGATATTCATTCGACGAAAGCAAAACAGTATGGCTTTCGCGTCACTTTAGATGATGGGTATTTAACCTGTTTAGGGGATGAACCTTATTGTGAAGAAGAAAGAGAATATGTCAGCTATGCCAAATGGCTGCTTTGTGAAGCCTTCTGTTTAAAAAGTGAAGCAGATCTTTTCCATCCTTATGAAAAACATCATTCGACCGTCTATGATGCAGCTAAGCTCGCAGAAGATTTACATGTGCGTCACTTGGTGCTTTATCATAGTGAAGAAGGACGTTTAAACAAGTTAGAGCGTTATCTTCAGGAAGCGCAATCCGTTTATAGCGGTGATCTGCATATTCCTCATGATTTAGAAAAGATTGACCTTTAA
- a CDS encoding C40 family peptidase, which produces MAVGLILPATTDSNAAGNRIAKKALSRVGSRYVSGAAHSMGQIKNKKQRSFDCSGLVNWSYYQSGYKIGSRTTRSLSSVGHRVSKRKMKSGDIVLFRCSGSRISHAGIYVGAGKMVHAPGHGRRVQVVRLSGYWKTRLARVVRVAK; this is translated from the coding sequence ATGGCTGTCGGTTTAATCTTACCAGCCACCACTGATTCCAATGCGGCCGGTAATCGAATTGCGAAGAAAGCCTTATCCCGCGTAGGTTCCCGTTATGTTTCTGGCGCCGCGCATTCCATGGGACAGATTAAAAATAAAAAACAGCGCAGCTTTGACTGCTCTGGTTTAGTGAACTGGTCATATTACCAGTCAGGCTATAAGATTGGTTCCCGCACGACCCGTTCATTAAGCAGTGTTGGTCATCGCGTTTCCAAAAGAAAAATGAAATCCGGCGATATTGTCTTATTCCGCTGCAGCGGCAGCCGTATTTCTCACGCCGGCATTTATGTTGGGGCTGGCAAAATGGTCCATGCCCCAGGTCATGGCCGCCGCGTTCAGGTGGTCAGATTATCAGGTTACTGGAAAACCCGTTTAGCCCGCGTTGTCCGCGTCGCAAAATAG